A stretch of DNA from Candidatus Bathyarchaeota archaeon:
CAGCCAAGACTCCAGCTTGAATTGCAGCACCAACAGCAACACACTCCATCGGGTCAACACCACGTTCAGCAGGTTTACCTAGAAGATCTTCCATAAATTTTCGAACCAAAGGCATTCGCGTTTGTCCGCCAATTAATACGACTTTGTCGATGTCTTTTGTTTCTAGTTTAGCGTCTCGCAAGGTTCGCAATATTGGCTCGCGGATTTTTTCAACTATGGGTCTTGTTAGTTGTTCAAGTTTAGCTCGAGTTAATGTAACATGCAAGTGTTTTGGACCACTAACGTCAGAAGCAATGAAAGGCAGATCGATATCAGTTGTGAGCAAGGTTGAAAGCTCAATTTTGGCTTTTTCTCCAGCTTCTTTAAGTCGACGCATTGCCATGGCGTCATTGCTTAGGTCAATGCCGTTTTGGGTTTTGAAGTCTCCAAGTAAGTAATTTACAACTGCAGAGTCCAAGTTTGTTCCACCTAGTTGAGTATCTCCGCTTGTTCCTAAAACTTCGAAGACTCCTCCACCGAAATCCATGATTGTAGTGTCGTTGGTTCCTCCACCGAAACTGAAGACCAAAATTTTCATTTCTTTGTCAGTTTTGTCTAAACCATACGCAAGGGAGGCCGCAGTTGGTTCGTTGATTATTCGGGAAATTTCAAACCCTGCAATTTCTCCAGCGTCTTTGGTTGCTTGTCGCTGGTTGTCGTTAAAATGGGCAGGGACTGTAATGATACATTTGCTTACAGGTTCACCAAGGAAGGTTTCTGCGTCACGTTTAATTTTCTGAAGTATGAAAGCAGAAATTTGTTGTGGACTGTATTCTTTGCCGTGGAGTTTGATCTTTTCGTTTGTACCCATTTTTCGTTTTACTTCAAAAACTGACCCTTCTGGGTTGGTTACCGCTTGTCGTTTTGCGGGTTCTCCAACTAACAGTTGTCCATCTTTTGTGAAGGCAACCACCGACGGAAACATTTTGCCCGCGATGGTTGGTCCCTCTGCGCTGGGGATGATTACGGGTCTTCCAGCTTCCATTATGGCAGCTGCAGAGTTGGTTGTTCCTAGGTCTATTCCTAATATTCTTTCTCGTTTTGTTTCACTCATTGTGTTCACCTTTTGAATTTTCACAAGCGATAGTAACTACGCTTGGTCTGAGAACTTTGCCTTTGAAAACGAAGCCCTTGCGAGCTTCTTCAATGACTGTGCCACTTTCATGGTTGTCGGTTGGGATTTGCGCCAAAACTTCATGTTTTATGGGGTCAAATTGGTGACCCACACATTCAAGGCGCTCTAAACCTTCAGTTGCCAACAAACAATCCAGTTTTTTATGAACCATTTTTATTCCTTCCAGCAGAGCATCTTTGTTTTCGGTTGTTTCTCCTGCTGAAATTGCATTTTCAAAATCATCAATAACTTCAATCAGGGATGAAACCAGGTTTTCGTTGCTACGAGTAACAGCATCTTGGACCTGTTTTTCTGCCCTTCTGCGGTAATTTTCAAAATCAGCTTGCAGATACTTGAGTTTAGTCAAGTAGTCTTGAGATTTCTTTTGTTCTACACTTAGTTGTTCTTCTAGT
This window harbors:
- the dnaK gene encoding molecular chaperone DnaK translates to MSETKRERILGIDLGTTNSAAAIMEAGRPVIIPSAEGPTIAGKMFPSVVAFTKDGQLLVGEPAKRQAVTNPEGSVFEVKRKMGTNEKIKLHGKEYSPQQISAFILQKIKRDAETFLGEPVSKCIITVPAHFNDNQRQATKDAGEIAGFEISRIINEPTAASLAYGLDKTDKEMKILVFSFGGGTNDTTIMDFGGGVFEVLGTSGDTQLGGTNLDSAVVNYLLGDFKTQNGIDLSNDAMAMRRLKEAGEKAKIELSTLLTTDIDLPFIASDVSGPKHLHVTLTRAKLEQLTRPIVEKIREPILRTLRDAKLETKDIDKVVLIGGQTRMPLVRKFMEDLLGKPAERGVDPMECVAVGAAIQAGVLAGEVKDLLLLDVTPLSLGVETLGGVSTKVIERNTTIPTKKSQIFSTAADNQTTVTINVLQGERAMAKDNVSLGMFNLTGIPPAPRGVPQVEVTFDIDADGILNVSAKDLATSKEQKITITASTKLSDTEKERMMKEAEQFAEEDEKRKKEIEVLNEADSLLYTVEKTKSDLGDKLAKDQIEKIDKAAAELREVHSSKDIEKIKEKSEALTKILQEVATVVYQQAAAAQQAAQQAQGAQGQQGQPNAEGPKENVVDAEYEEVKDNKE
- a CDS encoding nucleotide exchange factor GrpE; the protein is MTKTQKKTSKSSGKSLKDSNINKELEQKITQLEEQLSVEQKKSQDYLTKLKYLQADFENYRRRAEKQVQDAVTRSNENLVSSLIEVIDDFENAISAGETTENKDALLEGIKMVHKKLDCLLATEGLERLECVGHQFDPIKHEVLAQIPTDNHESGTVIEEARKGFVFKGKVLRPSVVTIACENSKGEHNE